One segment of Acidovorax sp. DW039 DNA contains the following:
- a CDS encoding HDOD domain-containing protein: MSTIPAPITLDRESLARDIRSLPSLPTVVQELMLLVRQKEVQLEAVSNTLRLDQALSIKVLQLANSPFYGLSGRIGSVRDAINILGMRQLGSLVIAAALTVQFEKLHGKSLHMDSFWRHSICCAAAARQLALHVGLDSAAAFTAGLLHDVGRLVVDSHYPLEAAQAIAWAEQNDMPHCEAEHSLLGIDHTELGEWVCRHWRFSSDVVEAIAGHHKPPPAGAVSLIDVVHAADAITHALDIAGAQNEAVPGVNPMAWARLNLADEDLPALFACIESEFNDLQAVLRPAKETT, translated from the coding sequence ATGAGCACCATCCCTGCCCCGATCACGCTGGACCGCGAGTCGCTGGCGCGTGATATCCGGTCTCTGCCTTCTCTGCCCACCGTTGTGCAGGAGCTGATGCTGCTGGTGCGACAAAAAGAAGTCCAGCTGGAAGCTGTCTCCAACACCTTGCGGCTGGACCAGGCCCTGTCCATCAAGGTACTGCAGCTGGCGAACTCGCCGTTTTATGGTTTGTCAGGCCGCATCGGTTCGGTGCGCGATGCCATCAACATCCTGGGCATGCGGCAACTGGGCAGCCTGGTAATTGCAGCGGCATTGACGGTGCAGTTTGAAAAGCTGCACGGCAAGTCGCTGCACATGGATTCTTTCTGGCGCCACTCCATCTGCTGTGCAGCCGCGGCCCGCCAGCTGGCGTTGCATGTGGGGCTGGACAGTGCCGCAGCCTTTACCGCAGGCCTGCTGCACGATGTGGGCAGGCTGGTGGTAGACAGCCATTACCCCCTGGAGGCCGCGCAGGCCATTGCCTGGGCCGAGCAGAACGACATGCCGCACTGCGAGGCAGAACACAGCCTGCTGGGCATAGACCATACCGAACTGGGCGAATGGGTGTGCCGACATTGGCGCTTCAGCAGCGATGTGGTGGAAGCCATTGCAGGGCACCACAAGCCGCCGCCCGCAGGGGCCGTATCCCTTATTGATGTGGTGCATGCCGCTGACGCCATCACCCACGCGCTGGACATTGCAGGGGCCCAGAACGAAGCTGTACCCGGCGTGAACCCCATGGCCTGGGCACGGCTGAACCTGGCAGACGAAGACCTGCCAGCGCTGTTCGCCTGCATCGAGAGTGAATTCAACGACCTGCAAGCCGTGCTGCGCCCCGCGAAGGAGACAACATGA
- a CDS encoding ATP-binding protein, translating into MTSTALSTPVHEMTLSEMSDQQIRSIVGELIKANSDLKELNTRLSDAQNKLIQSEKLASIGQLAAGVAHEINNPIGFIFSNFGTLEQYLDDLFQMLDAYEEAEAHIGNGDALARIRTLKAELDIEYLKDDIPNLMRESRDGIQRVRKIVQDLKDFSRVDARQEWESVDLHAGIDSTLNIVNNEIKYKAEVVKNYGPLPEVQCLPSEMNQVFMNLLVNAAHAITSERGTITITTGVEGPQVWVEIADTGSGISPENMQRIFDPFFTTKPVGKGTGLGLSLSYGIVQKHGGRMEVSSEIGVGTRFRVTIPIEHEPAPQAAA; encoded by the coding sequence ATGACATCCACCGCCCTTTCCACACCGGTCCACGAGATGACGCTGTCCGAGATGTCAGACCAGCAAATCCGCTCCATCGTGGGTGAGCTGATCAAGGCCAACAGTGATCTCAAAGAGCTCAACACCAGGCTGTCGGATGCGCAAAACAAACTCATCCAGTCCGAAAAGCTCGCCTCCATCGGACAACTGGCTGCCGGGGTGGCCCATGAAATCAACAACCCCATTGGCTTCATCTTCTCCAACTTCGGCACCCTGGAGCAGTACCTGGACGACCTGTTCCAGATGCTGGACGCCTACGAAGAAGCCGAGGCGCACATTGGCAATGGCGACGCACTGGCACGCATCCGCACCCTCAAGGCCGAGCTGGATATCGAGTACCTCAAGGACGACATTCCAAACCTGATGCGCGAGTCGCGTGACGGTATCCAGCGTGTTCGCAAAATCGTGCAGGACCTCAAGGATTTTTCCCGGGTGGATGCACGCCAGGAATGGGAGAGCGTGGACCTGCACGCGGGGATCGACTCCACACTCAACATCGTCAACAACGAGATCAAATACAAGGCCGAAGTCGTCAAAAACTACGGGCCATTGCCGGAAGTGCAGTGCCTGCCCTCGGAAATGAACCAGGTCTTCATGAACCTGCTGGTCAATGCGGCCCACGCTATCACCTCAGAGCGCGGCACCATCACCATCACCACAGGAGTGGAAGGGCCTCAGGTGTGGGTAGAAATTGCCGATACCGGCAGCGGCATTTCCCCAGAGAACATGCAGCGCATCTTTGACCCCTTCTTCACCACCAAGCCGGTGGGCAAAGGCACCGGGCTGGGGCTGTCGCTGTCCTACGGCATCGTGCAAAAGCACGGTGGGCGCATGGAGGTGAGCAGCGAGATAGGCGTGGGCACGCGCTTTCGGGTCACCATTCCGATCGAGCATGAACCTGCGCCGCAGGCTGCGGCTTAG